In Candidatus Methylomirabilis limnetica, the following proteins share a genomic window:
- a CDS encoding 2-oxoacid:acceptor oxidoreductase subunit alpha has protein sequence MTDSESTPSTPVVPRRPISELETVVVRFAGDSGDGMQLTGTEFTKSVAHEGSDLATFPDFPGEIRAPAGTLAGVSAYQIHFSSQKVFTPGDQPDVLVAMNPAALRINLPDLPSSGILILNAGTFTRANIEKAGYASNPIEDGSLSKYQVYAIDISKQTSLALEGMGLTAKEVGRCKNFYALGLMFWLYTHPTEREEKSIRAKFQKNPKLAEANVASFRAGYNYGETTEIFPSRYFVPPAPIVPGTYRHITGNEATAIGLVTAAQLASLQLFYGSYPITPASDILHTLCMYRHYNVITFQAEDEIAAVTAAIGASYAGAIGTTGTSGPGLALKGEAIGLAVMTELPLVIVNVQRGGPSTGLPTKTEQADLLQSMFGRNSECPVAVVAPATPGDCFWMAIEAVRIAIRYMCPVIYLSDGYLANGAEPWKLPEVASLPKIPVTFRTDPQGFYPYLRDPETLARPWVIPGAPGLEHRIGGLEKEDITGHVSYDPLNHEQMVRLRAEKIARIVHEIPEAQVYGDPSGDLLIVGWGSTYGAITHAVKLLRQQGHRVSSMHLRYLNPMPANVGQVLASFRRVLVPEMNLGQLLMMLRAQFLVDAVGLCKVQGRPFKVSEIMAKAEDLLGVHERAEFATHAEVAS, from the coding sequence ATGACTGACAGCGAGAGTACACCGTCTACGCCTGTGGTACCGCGCCGACCGATAAGCGAGTTAGAGACCGTCGTCGTCCGCTTTGCCGGCGATTCAGGCGATGGCATGCAGCTTACCGGAACAGAATTCACCAAGAGCGTTGCGCATGAAGGGAGTGACCTGGCGACCTTTCCGGACTTCCCGGGTGAGATTCGGGCGCCGGCTGGAACGCTGGCAGGCGTGTCGGCCTACCAGATTCACTTCTCGAGTCAGAAGGTATTTACGCCGGGCGATCAGCCGGACGTTCTGGTGGCGATGAACCCGGCCGCACTGCGCATCAACCTGCCGGATCTCCCATCTAGCGGCATCCTCATTCTGAATGCCGGCACGTTCACCCGAGCCAACATCGAGAAGGCCGGCTACGCCTCGAACCCGATCGAAGACGGTAGCCTTTCCAAATATCAGGTCTATGCAATCGATATCTCGAAGCAGACATCGCTCGCCCTGGAGGGGATGGGGTTGACGGCCAAGGAGGTTGGACGCTGTAAGAACTTCTACGCGCTCGGTCTCATGTTCTGGCTGTACACCCACCCCACAGAGCGCGAAGAAAAGAGCATCCGGGCCAAGTTCCAGAAGAACCCGAAGCTTGCCGAGGCTAACGTCGCGTCGTTTCGGGCCGGCTACAACTATGGCGAAACCACTGAGATCTTTCCATCACGCTACTTCGTGCCACCGGCCCCAATCGTACCCGGCACATACCGTCACATCACCGGGAACGAGGCCACCGCGATCGGTCTCGTCACCGCCGCGCAACTCGCATCACTGCAGCTCTTTTACGGCAGCTACCCCATTACACCCGCCTCCGATATCCTGCACACACTCTGCATGTACCGGCACTACAACGTGATCACATTTCAGGCCGAGGACGAGATAGCGGCTGTCACAGCCGCAATTGGGGCGTCGTATGCGGGCGCTATCGGGACCACCGGAACCTCTGGTCCGGGCCTGGCGCTCAAGGGCGAAGCGATCGGCCTGGCGGTGATGACTGAGCTCCCCCTGGTCATCGTGAACGTGCAGCGCGGCGGACCGTCCACGGGCCTTCCGACCAAGACCGAGCAGGCCGATCTCTTGCAGTCGATGTTCGGACGGAACAGCGAGTGTCCGGTGGCGGTGGTTGCTCCGGCGACACCTGGCGACTGCTTCTGGATGGCCATTGAAGCCGTACGGATCGCCATACGCTATATGTGTCCGGTGATCTACCTCTCGGACGGCTACCTGGCTAACGGCGCCGAGCCCTGGAAACTTCCCGAGGTCGCTTCCCTGCCGAAGATTCCGGTTACGTTCAGGACCGATCCGCAGGGCTTCTACCCCTATCTACGCGACCCCGAGACACTGGCGCGCCCATGGGTGATTCCCGGGGCGCCGGGCCTGGAGCACCGCATCGGCGGTCTTGAGAAAGAAGATATCACCGGCCATGTCTCGTATGATCCGCTCAACCACGAGCAGATGGTTCGGCTACGGGCCGAGAAGATCGCACGTATCGTCCACGAGATCCCGGAGGCACAGGTCTACGGCGATCCCTCAGGCGACCTGCTTATCGTGGGGTGGGGGTCAACCTACGGGGCGATCACGCATGCGGTCAAACTCCTCCGCCAGCAGGGGCACCGCGTCTCATCGATGCACCTGCGCTACCTGAACCCGATGCCTGCAAACGTAGGCCAGGTACTGGCTAGCTTTCGACGCGTACTGGTGCCGGAGATGAACCTCGGGCAGTTACTAATGATGCTG